From the genome of Bordetella sp. H567, one region includes:
- a CDS encoding O-linked N-acetylglucosamine transferase family protein, translating into MAKSSVLKSARPTPDSANTKDAAAEPGRARKRPLPKTPRGLKQLAQRLRDEGKFDDARAALRAAAELAPTDPQPWMMLGYIDMAQGEHAAARGHFEQALALEPEDADANQGMATIFYLSYENESGLRYIDRTLEKRPDHPIALICKVQILTRLFRMEEASALCSKLIETESDREKKATHWNDLGNIHRAMGQLEQGEIAYRKAASLTDTDPAPLSNWLTLLHYMPDRSPLDILQACKEWARKFAPTVPLPRPVPADRSPDRKLRIGMFSDGFRQHPVGAMTTSALEHLVKLGFELYIYTTNSRVDEITQRVMAIATRWASIANVRDEELARRVREDGIDVLVDLAGHNSGNRIRTMTLQPAPILMKWVGGLINTTGVEAIDYLLTDNIESPPGSDSFYTEKLVRMPDDYICYVPPSDAPDVAPLPALRNGYITFGCFNNPAKVNEVVLAKWAGLLNAVPTSRLYLKGGAYGSVEMQQRILGILAAHGIDADRVRLEGQSVHAAHMACYNEVDIALDPWPYSGGLTTCEAMMMGVPVVTLPGPTFAGRHSATHLINAGMPELVVADWEQYHARVLELAGDLQSLSTIRRHLRDTLLRSPVCDGRRFAGNLAQALRAIWQRYCEDKPPAALSFTPEGQPWFQGDASPTVVSQPPADPDAQSFEFSFQGKVVTLDHGANLLRSSAFTSLAGLRGLQLVQIDPASQAADGESLKQRGLLHDYHAHVALGDGKPATLYACLNASASGTLEPLPSDREPAILRPGLTVLTRLPIATVALDSIEGLDYIDWLVLGGAYDSVAILDGGQRLLQSALVVQVAVNFVAAYRDQPDLSSLSARLNAAGLVLLRFDDARYASALPADRTRPHTGSQLTVAQGVFIPGDQKLRSLPANALWKLAFILHSAYGATDAAYRVLCHIDPQVGERFLANCGWLKTADTASQETRSAGDARRAATVLSAAEYLARPAPYAKVCVGVPVYNEARHIEATIRSLQAQQVEDVRFLISDNGSTDGTLDIIRDVVGNDERFSIVRQESNIGAIGNFRWALAHSSSKYFMWLGAHDCLSDGYLASVLTRIEQADDVSMVCGMPHSIIGTTVAAVPSAVYDFSDPSALHRYMSSVALLANCTILHSLFRREQLEGFDIRETISWDHVVISRLLWGGKLAFDDKAQYYRRYFPTRAEGREERLSAGKARQFPRKDFYDYYVEDFSRLATTALSASEVKKHAKAIRDVLKKRFEKVPE; encoded by the coding sequence ATGGCGAAATCCTCCGTTCTGAAATCCGCCCGGCCGACGCCGGATTCCGCAAATACGAAAGACGCTGCCGCGGAACCAGGGCGCGCCAGGAAAAGACCGCTGCCCAAGACCCCCAGGGGACTGAAGCAGCTGGCGCAGCGCCTGCGCGACGAAGGCAAGTTCGACGACGCGCGGGCGGCCCTGCGTGCCGCCGCCGAGCTCGCCCCGACGGACCCGCAACCATGGATGATGCTCGGCTATATCGACATGGCACAGGGCGAGCACGCCGCCGCCCGCGGGCATTTCGAACAGGCGTTGGCGCTGGAGCCCGAGGACGCCGACGCGAACCAGGGCATGGCGACGATCTTCTACCTGAGCTATGAGAATGAATCGGGCCTGCGCTATATCGACCGCACGCTGGAAAAGCGGCCGGACCACCCGATCGCCCTGATCTGCAAGGTGCAGATCCTGACGCGCCTCTTCCGCATGGAAGAGGCCTCGGCGCTGTGCAGCAAGTTGATCGAAACGGAATCGGATCGCGAGAAGAAAGCGACGCACTGGAACGACCTGGGCAATATCCATCGCGCCATGGGCCAGCTCGAGCAAGGCGAAATCGCCTACCGCAAGGCCGCGTCGCTGACGGATACCGACCCTGCCCCGCTCTCCAACTGGCTGACCTTGCTGCACTACATGCCGGATCGCAGCCCGCTCGATATCCTGCAAGCGTGCAAGGAGTGGGCGCGCAAGTTCGCCCCGACCGTTCCGCTGCCACGGCCGGTGCCCGCCGATCGCTCGCCGGACCGCAAGTTGCGGATAGGGATGTTCTCCGATGGATTCAGGCAGCATCCGGTCGGCGCGATGACCACGTCGGCGCTCGAACACCTAGTCAAGCTGGGATTCGAGCTGTACATCTACACGACCAATAGCCGCGTGGACGAGATCACGCAGCGGGTCATGGCGATCGCCACGCGATGGGCGTCCATCGCCAATGTACGCGACGAAGAGCTGGCACGCCGTGTCCGCGAAGACGGCATCGATGTCCTGGTGGACCTGGCGGGCCATAATTCCGGCAACCGGATACGGACGATGACGCTGCAGCCCGCGCCCATCCTGATGAAATGGGTCGGCGGCCTGATCAACACGACGGGCGTCGAGGCCATCGACTACCTGTTGACCGACAACATCGAATCGCCGCCCGGCAGCGACAGCTTCTATACCGAAAAGCTGGTGCGCATGCCGGACGACTATATCTGCTATGTGCCGCCCAGCGACGCACCGGACGTCGCCCCGCTGCCGGCGCTGAGGAACGGCTACATCACCTTCGGCTGCTTCAACAACCCTGCCAAGGTCAACGAGGTTGTCCTCGCCAAGTGGGCTGGCCTGCTGAACGCCGTGCCCACATCGCGTCTTTACCTGAAGGGCGGCGCCTACGGCAGCGTGGAGATGCAGCAGCGTATCCTGGGCATCCTGGCGGCGCACGGCATCGACGCGGACCGGGTGCGCCTGGAGGGCCAGTCCGTCCATGCGGCGCACATGGCCTGCTACAACGAGGTGGACATCGCGCTGGACCCCTGGCCCTACTCCGGCGGCTTGACCACCTGCGAAGCCATGATGATGGGCGTGCCGGTCGTCACCCTGCCCGGCCCCACGTTCGCCGGCCGCCACTCCGCGACGCACCTGATCAACGCCGGCATGCCGGAACTGGTCGTCGCCGACTGGGAGCAGTACCACGCCCGCGTGCTGGAACTGGCGGGCGACCTGCAAAGCCTGTCCACGATCCGCCGCCATCTGCGCGACACCTTGCTGCGCTCGCCGGTCTGCGATGGGCGCCGGTTCGCCGGCAACCTGGCCCAGGCCCTGCGCGCCATCTGGCAGCGCTATTGCGAAGACAAGCCGCCCGCGGCCTTGAGCTTCACGCCGGAAGGACAACCCTGGTTCCAGGGCGACGCATCTCCCACCGTCGTCAGCCAGCCACCGGCGGACCCCGACGCCCAGTCCTTCGAGTTCTCCTTCCAGGGCAAGGTCGTCACGCTGGATCACGGCGCAAACCTGCTGCGCTCCAGCGCGTTCACTTCGCTGGCGGGCCTGCGCGGATTGCAGCTGGTGCAGATCGACCCTGCCAGCCAGGCCGCCGATGGGGAATCGCTGAAGCAGCGGGGCCTGCTGCATGACTACCATGCGCACGTCGCGCTGGGCGACGGTAAGCCGGCGACCCTCTACGCCTGCCTGAATGCGTCGGCATCCGGCACGCTGGAACCGCTGCCCTCGGATCGCGAACCGGCGATCCTGCGGCCCGGCTTGACCGTCCTGACCCGATTGCCCATCGCCACGGTCGCGCTGGATAGCATCGAAGGCCTGGACTACATCGACTGGCTGGTGCTCGGGGGCGCCTACGACAGCGTGGCGATCCTGGATGGCGGCCAGCGCCTGCTGCAGTCCGCGCTGGTGGTGCAGGTGGCCGTCAATTTCGTCGCGGCCTACCGCGACCAGCCGGACCTGTCATCCCTCTCCGCGCGGCTGAACGCCGCCGGCCTGGTGCTGCTGCGCTTCGACGACGCGCGGTACGCCAGTGCCTTGCCAGCCGACCGCACCCGGCCCCACACCGGCTCGCAGCTCACGGTGGCGCAAGGCGTGTTCATTCCCGGCGACCAGAAGCTGCGCAGCTTGCCGGCCAACGCGCTGTGGAAGCTCGCCTTCATCCTGCATTCGGCCTACGGCGCGACCGACGCCGCCTACCGGGTGCTCTGCCATATCGACCCGCAGGTAGGGGAACGCTTCCTCGCCAACTGCGGCTGGCTGAAAACCGCAGACACCGCGTCCCAGGAGACGCGAAGCGCCGGCGATGCCCGCCGCGCGGCAACCGTGCTGTCCGCGGCGGAATACCTTGCCCGCCCCGCGCCTTACGCAAAGGTCTGCGTCGGTGTCCCGGTGTACAACGAGGCCCGGCACATCGAAGCCACCATCAGGAGCCTGCAGGCGCAGCAGGTGGAGGACGTGCGCTTCCTTATCAGCGACAACGGGTCCACCGACGGGACGCTGGACATCATCCGGGACGTGGTCGGAAACGACGAACGCTTCAGCATCGTCCGGCAGGAAAGCAACATCGGGGCGATAGGCAATTTCCGCTGGGCCCTGGCGCATTCGTCCTCGAAATATTTCATGTGGCTGGGTGCGCATGACTGCCTGTCCGACGGCTATCTGGCCTCCGTCCTGACCCGCATCGAGCAGGCAGACGACGTCTCCATGGTCTGCGGGATGCCGCACTCGATCATCGGTACGACGGTCGCGGCCGTCCCGTCGGCCGTATACGATTTTTCCGACCCTTCGGCCCTGCATCGCTACATGAGCTCGGTCGCGCTGCTGGCGAATTGCACCATCCTGCATTCCCTCTTTCGCCGTGAACAGCTGGAGGGCTTCGATATCCGCGAAACCATCTCCTGGGACCACGTCGTGATCAGCCGCCTGCTTTGGGGCGGCAAACTGGCCTTTGACGATAAGGCGCAGTACTACCGCCGCTACTTCCCCACGCGCGCCGAGGGGCGCGAGGAAAGGCTCTCCGCCGGCAAGGCGCGTCAATTCCCGCGCAAGGATTTCTACGATTACTACGTCGAGGATTTCTCCCGGCTGGCCACCACGGCCCTGTCGGCCAGCGAGGTAAAGAAGCACGCCAAGGCGATACGCGACGTCCTGAAAAAGCGCTTCGAAAAGGTGCCCGAGTGA
- a CDS encoding FliC/FljB family flagellin yields MAAVINTNYLSLVAQNNLNNSQSALGSAIERLSSGLRINSAKDDAAGQAIANRFTANVNGLTQAARNANDGISIAQTTEGALNEINNNLQRVRELTVQAQNGTNSQSDLDSIQAEIQQRLGEIDRVSAQTQFNGVNVLAKDQSLTIQVGANDGQTINISLKGITSKSLGLDGFNVNGTGTTQNRTATVSDLVAAGGATAGANTYTVTTTFDAVTADQAFSKLNDGDQVMVKGDGTATTPDVTYTYSAASGSFTYDATLDTTSAAAVTAVTSDYLPTTGTVTGTYDATNGAVATFQVDSTGNVTIGGQKAFLTAAGELTTNDTSGSATQATLDDLFASGLGAISGSKLTIGGTTYKGDGTGAVTYTATATKDTVLTDLKTDANANSTIKYQSGLLSATATFTSGKSTDTYVDNDGGFTTINTYDTTYSVDPDTGTVTVKATDAAVAGTKYEEKVGDTVNLDSAGHLTTKTTSAGKLTSNPLAALDSALQDVDTLRSGLGAIQNRFESTIANLNNTVNNLSDARSRIQDADYATEVSNMTRAQILQQAGTSVLAQANQVPQTVLSLLR; encoded by the coding sequence ATGGCTGCAGTGATCAACACCAACTACCTCTCTCTGGTTGCCCAAAACAACCTGAACAACTCGCAGTCGGCCCTGGGCTCTGCGATTGAGCGCCTGTCCTCCGGCCTGCGCATCAACAGCGCCAAGGACGACGCCGCTGGTCAAGCGATTGCAAACCGCTTCACCGCCAACGTGAACGGCCTGACCCAGGCTGCTCGCAACGCGAACGACGGCATCTCCATCGCGCAAACGACGGAAGGCGCCCTGAATGAAATCAACAACAACCTGCAGCGCGTTCGCGAACTGACGGTTCAGGCCCAGAACGGCACGAACTCGCAGTCCGACCTGGATTCGATCCAGGCTGAAATTCAGCAGCGCCTGGGCGAAATCGACCGCGTGTCGGCCCAGACCCAGTTCAACGGCGTGAACGTGCTGGCCAAGGACCAAAGCCTGACCATCCAGGTCGGCGCCAACGACGGCCAGACGATCAACATCAGCCTGAAGGGCATCACCTCCAAGTCCCTGGGCCTGGACGGCTTCAACGTCAACGGCACGGGCACGACGCAGAACCGCACCGCCACGGTCAGCGACCTGGTCGCCGCCGGCGGCGCGACCGCGGGCGCCAACACGTACACCGTGACGACGACGTTCGACGCCGTGACGGCAGACCAGGCGTTCAGCAAGCTGAACGACGGCGATCAGGTGATGGTCAAGGGCGACGGCACGGCCACCACCCCCGACGTTACCTACACGTACAGCGCCGCGAGCGGCAGCTTCACGTACGACGCCACGCTGGATACCACCAGCGCCGCGGCCGTTACCGCCGTTACCAGCGACTACCTGCCGACCACCGGCACGGTCACCGGCACCTACGACGCCACCAACGGCGCCGTGGCGACCTTCCAGGTGGACTCCACCGGCAACGTCACCATCGGTGGCCAGAAGGCGTTCCTGACGGCCGCCGGCGAGCTGACCACCAACGACACGAGCGGCAGCGCGACGCAAGCCACGCTGGACGACCTGTTCGCGTCCGGCCTGGGCGCTATTTCGGGTTCGAAGCTGACGATCGGCGGCACGACCTACAAGGGCGACGGCACCGGCGCCGTGACGTACACCGCCACCGCCACCAAAGACACCGTCCTGACGGATCTGAAGACCGACGCGAACGCAAACTCGACGATCAAGTACCAGAGCGGCCTGCTCTCCGCTACGGCGACGTTTACCTCCGGCAAGTCGACCGACACGTACGTCGATAACGATGGCGGCTTCACCACCATCAACACGTACGACACGACCTACAGCGTCGATCCGGACACCGGCACGGTCACCGTCAAGGCGACGGACGCCGCCGTGGCTGGCACGAAGTACGAGGAGAAGGTCGGCGACACCGTCAATCTGGATTCCGCCGGTCACCTCACGACCAAGACGACCAGCGCCGGCAAGCTGACCAGCAACCCGCTGGCCGCCCTGGACTCGGCTCTGCAGGACGTCGATACGCTGCGCAGCGGCCTGGGCGCGATCCAGAACCGCTTCGAGTCGACCATCGCCAACCTGAACAACACGGTCAACAACCTGTCCGACGCCCGTTCGCGTATTCAAGACGCCGACTACGCGACCGAAGTGTCGAACATGACCCGTGCTCAGATCCTGCAGCAGGCTGGTACCTCGGTCCTGGCGCAAGCCAACCAGGTTCCGCAAACCGTGCTGTCGCTGCTGCGTTAA
- a CDS encoding RNA polymerase sigma factor FliA: protein MPLSEDRLAEYAPLVRKLALQLLARLPASVELDDLIQAGMIGLLDAARRYQEVVDAQFETYATARIRGAMLDELRNQDWLPRSVRSKAKRIDQAVAQLTQQLMRPPTEAEIAGHLDLSLPEYHQLLYDAQGAQVVHYEDFGTENGADARDGDWVAGAAESGPCGNPLDSLLATDFRNALVEAIAALPDREKLLLSLCYEQGLNLKEVGAVMGVTEARVCQLRSQAMSRLRAKLKEGAWQQLPEDVRIAYVA from the coding sequence ATGCCCCTTTCCGAAGATCGCCTGGCTGAATACGCGCCCCTGGTGCGCAAGCTGGCCCTACAACTGCTGGCACGCCTGCCCGCCAGCGTGGAACTGGACGACCTGATCCAGGCGGGGATGATCGGTTTGCTGGACGCGGCGCGGCGCTACCAGGAGGTGGTGGACGCCCAGTTCGAGACCTATGCCACCGCGCGCATACGCGGCGCCATGCTGGACGAACTGCGCAACCAGGACTGGCTGCCCCGCAGCGTGCGCAGCAAGGCCAAGCGCATCGACCAGGCGGTCGCGCAGTTGACGCAACAATTGATGCGCCCGCCCACGGAGGCCGAAATCGCCGGCCACCTGGACCTGTCCCTGCCCGAATACCATCAGTTGCTCTATGACGCCCAGGGGGCGCAGGTCGTCCATTACGAGGACTTCGGCACGGAAAACGGCGCCGATGCCCGGGACGGCGACTGGGTCGCCGGCGCGGCCGAAAGCGGCCCTTGCGGCAATCCCCTGGACAGCCTGCTGGCCACCGACTTTCGCAACGCCCTGGTGGAAGCCATCGCCGCCCTGCCCGACCGGGAAAAGCTGCTGCTGTCGCTGTGCTACGAGCAGGGCCTGAACCTGAAAGAAGTCGGCGCGGTCATGGGCGTGACCGAGGCGCGCGTCTGCCAGTTGCGTTCGCAGGCAATGTCGCGCCTGCGCGCCAAACTGAAGGAAGGCGCCTGGCAGCAATTGCCGGAAGACGTGCGCATCGCCTACGTCGCGTGA
- the flhD gene encoding flagellar transcriptional regulator FlhD, with protein MKQHENTLLADIREVNLSYLLLAQRMLRDDYAASMFRLGFSEQVADILMRLSPAQLVKLASSSSLLCRFRFDDYSLLSALTHDVLGGALQQAHATILLAKQPVEQLA; from the coding sequence ATGAAACAGCATGAGAACACTTTGCTCGCCGATATTCGAGAAGTGAACCTGTCCTACCTGCTCCTCGCCCAGCGCATGCTCCGCGACGACTATGCGGCGTCCATGTTCCGGCTCGGCTTCAGCGAACAGGTCGCCGACATCCTGATGCGGCTATCGCCCGCGCAGCTGGTCAAGCTGGCGAGCTCGAGCTCGCTGCTGTGCCGGTTCCGCTTCGACGACTACAGCCTGTTGTCCGCGCTGACGCACGATGTGCTGGGCGGCGCCCTGCAGCAGGCGCACGCCACCATCCTGCTGGCCAAACAGCCCGTCGAACAACTGGCCTGA
- the flhC gene encoding flagellar transcriptional regulator FlhC produces the protein MAIKSVSQEADEILLASAMISLGARLQVLESETSLSHDRLARLYREIRGCSPPKGMLPFSVDWFMTWLPNIHSSLFYNVYKFLNEHTGSKGVRAIIDAYRLYLEHAGVTDVEQGEPVLSFTRAWMLVRFFDGKMLQLSECRQCSGHFIAHAHDPRSDFVCAICRPPPRAGKTRAAAKERAGRRAAPVADVVGS, from the coding sequence ATGGCTATCAAAAGCGTTTCCCAAGAAGCCGACGAGATCCTGCTGGCCAGCGCCATGATCAGTCTCGGCGCCCGGCTGCAAGTCCTGGAGTCGGAAACCAGCCTGAGCCACGACCGGCTCGCCCGGCTGTACCGCGAGATCCGCGGCTGCTCGCCCCCCAAGGGCATGCTGCCGTTCTCGGTGGACTGGTTCATGACCTGGCTGCCGAACATCCATTCGTCGCTGTTCTATAACGTCTACAAGTTCCTGAACGAGCACACCGGCAGCAAAGGCGTGCGGGCGATCATCGACGCCTACCGCCTGTACCTCGAACATGCCGGGGTGACCGATGTGGAGCAGGGCGAGCCCGTATTGAGCTTCACCCGGGCCTGGATGCTGGTGAGGTTCTTCGACGGCAAGATGCTGCAGCTGTCCGAATGCCGGCAATGCAGCGGGCATTTCATCGCCCATGCGCATGATCCGCGCTCCGATTTCGTCTGCGCGATCTGCCGCCCGCCCCCGCGTGCGGGCAAGACGCGCGCGGCCGCGAAGGAACGCGCTGGCCGCCGCGCCGCCCCAGTCGCCGACGTCGTCGGGTCGTGA
- the motA gene encoding flagellar motor stator protein MotA has translation MLIVIGYLVVIASVVGSFVALGGHLGALYQPFEFTLIAGAATGAFLAGSSRKSLKLVKTAVPNALRGAQYGKDVYMELMSLMYVILNKARREGLMAIESHIEDPASSPIFTECPRIMKDQKLMEFITDYLRIMISGNMSSFEIETLMDEEIETFRHERHVPVQALQGVADAMPAFGIVAAVLGVIKALAAVDQPPAVLGDLISKAMVGTFLGILLAYGFVSPLASRVDRQTSEAVKILECIKTTLLASMNGYPPQLAVEFGRKVLFSGVRPSFAELEEHVRQAKTSTSKA, from the coding sequence GTGCTGATTGTTATTGGTTATCTCGTGGTGATCGCGTCCGTCGTCGGCAGCTTCGTTGCCCTGGGCGGCCATCTGGGCGCGCTGTACCAGCCTTTCGAATTCACCCTGATCGCCGGCGCGGCGACGGGCGCCTTCCTGGCGGGCAGCAGCCGCAAGTCGCTGAAGCTGGTCAAGACCGCGGTCCCCAATGCCTTGCGCGGCGCGCAATACGGCAAGGACGTGTACATGGAGCTCATGTCGCTCATGTACGTGATCCTGAACAAGGCGCGGCGCGAGGGCCTGATGGCCATCGAGTCCCACATCGAGGACCCGGCCTCCAGCCCCATCTTCACTGAATGCCCGCGCATCATGAAGGACCAGAAGCTGATGGAGTTCATCACCGACTACCTGCGCATCATGATCAGCGGCAACATGAGCTCGTTCGAAATCGAAACGCTGATGGACGAGGAAATCGAGACGTTCCGGCATGAGCGCCACGTTCCGGTCCAGGCGCTGCAGGGCGTGGCCGACGCCATGCCCGCCTTCGGTATCGTGGCCGCGGTGCTGGGCGTGATCAAGGCGCTGGCCGCGGTGGACCAGCCGCCGGCGGTGCTGGGCGACCTGATCTCCAAGGCGATGGTCGGGACCTTCCTGGGCATCCTGCTGGCCTACGGCTTCGTTTCACCGCTGGCCTCGCGCGTGGATCGCCAGACCAGCGAGGCGGTCAAGATCCTGGAATGCATCAAGACCACGCTGCTGGCCAGCATGAACGGCTATCCGCCGCAGCTGGCGGTGGAATTCGGCCGCAAGGTCCTGTTCTCCGGCGTGCGTCCGTCGTTCGCCGAGCTGGAAGAGCACGTGCGCCAGGCCAAGACCTCCACCTCCAAGGCTTGA
- a CDS encoding response regulator, translated as MTATILVADDSATMRMIVQATLTGAGWKVLAAGNGKDALALAMEQGQPVDLVVSDWNMPVMGGLELIRGLRQVERYQEVPVLVLTTEEDIESKTAARDLGVCGWLQKPVDPDVLVEMASELLGLPGEPSH; from the coding sequence ATGACGGCGACGATACTGGTCGCGGACGATTCCGCGACGATGCGCATGATAGTCCAGGCCACCCTGACGGGGGCCGGCTGGAAAGTCCTGGCCGCCGGCAATGGCAAGGATGCGCTGGCGTTGGCGATGGAACAGGGCCAGCCTGTGGATCTCGTGGTGAGCGACTGGAATATGCCGGTGATGGGCGGCCTGGAGTTGATACGCGGGCTGCGCCAGGTGGAGCGCTACCAGGAAGTGCCCGTCCTGGTGCTGACGACCGAAGAGGACATCGAAAGCAAGACCGCCGCGCGCGACCTGGGCGTATGCGGCTGGCTGCAGAAGCCGGTCGACCCGGACGTGTTGGTGGAAATGGCGTCGGAGCTCCTGGGTCTGCCCGGCGAGCCCTCGCATTGA